DNA from Ziziphus jujuba cultivar Dongzao chromosome 2, ASM3175591v1:
agtttataaaagaaaaaaaataaaaaaagagccaAACATTGGCCCTACATATTGTCATCCAAAGACAACCATGAAAGCACAAATTAGAgtctttatttttgtatataaaaaaataaataaataatgtaagtGGTCCAAAGTTTCCACCATATAATATACTATCCATTAATGTAGAAGGTATCATTTCAATGTATTCTGGATGTGGTCCACTGCCTTGCAAAATGAAATTACCcttttttgaatcaaaattgtattctaacaaaaaagaaaaagaatcaaaattgtaagATATACAAGTTTCTATGTATGTAGTGGTTAAAATTCACTAATTAGAAGCTATTTTAGCAgattgatacatatatatatatatatatatatagtttatttttactttagttGGACTAGATTATAAAAGTTAAATCTAAGAAAAACTTTGTATAAAGTTGAATGCACCacctaaattttatatttatagacaTACTTGAGgataatttaacaatataagcaTTTTCCTTttaggaaaataattaatttatttttattgtgcatTAAGCACTTTCTtggtaaatttgatttttttttttttttgggcggggtcaatttataaatacttttaaatagaggaaattactaaaattaaaattaaaataaaaaaaaaagtgcaagtgaagaaagtaagGCACGAGTTCCACGCGCCATTCACGTGCGCGCCGTCCGAGAGGAGGTGCGGTATAAAAACAAAAGTCTAGCCTCGAACGTTACTACTTTGTATAAACAACCTTGAATTCTATTTCTAGGACCATTTAATGCATAAATTTgtcaatttgtcaaaaaattccaaaaaaaaaaaaaaacaaattttatatattaaaattgtaaaaataaaaaattctgtGGGACTAAAAATTCACAACCCAATCCACATAccaatatatatttgtcaaggagagaaaagaaaaattcacaactacaaactcaatttttatttaccaaagaccaagaaaaaaaaaagaattaaaaacatAGAAAGTAGAAAAAGTTAAAGAAAACCCAGCTATAGAAAGAGTGAATGAGTGAGAATCATGTGATCTACCAGTTCCTGTCTCTCTCTCTAAGAATCAAAAGCTATAAACTTTATGTAAATTCCCCCAACAATCACCTCTTTTTGGTTGTGGTTGGCTTTTTGGTATATGTAATGTTTTAGGGTCAAGTCTGAGTCTGAGTGTAtttgttttcttggtttttgGTATTTGGTTTTTCAATGGCTTCAAGTGCTTCAAGGTTCATCAAATGTGTGACAGTGGGAGATGGGGCTGTGGGGAAGACTTGCATGCTTATTTGCTATACAAGCAACAAATTCCCAACTGTATGTTGTTTCTTCTTCCAAAAGATCCAACTGGGTTCTTTCAGTTTTTTAGATTCTTCTATGTTTCTCTTGCCTCTTTATCAATTCTTTATTATCTTTCTGCATCTGGGTTttgcagctttttttttttttttaatactttttcaaGATTTCAGTAAAAccattctctctcttctttcttctgAAAATTGTTTCTCGGTTTCTGCAATATCTGTCTTTTTCATATGAAATTTTGTAGGTTTTACAGTTTCTTTCACGCCCTCCCCAAAGTCACCTGGGATTATTagcccaagaaaaaaaaaaaaaaaaaatttgtttctatGACTTATATTGGGTTTGACTTGTattggctttttatttttgttcttttattttgtttatcagGATTATATACCTACAGTGTTCGATAACTTCAGTGCAAATGTAGTGGTTGAAGGCATGACTGTAAATTTAGGCCTTTGGGATACAGCTGGTACAGTACCCTCAACTCCCATTTCTTGAATAtgtccactttttttttttttttttttaatcttaaaactGAGCCTAAAAGTTACCCTAATTTCATTCTGGCTTTATGTCAAAACACTATGagattgtttttatatttatatttacatttctTTCAATGAATTTCACAGGTCAAGAGGATTACAATAGATTAAGACCCTTAAGCTACAGGAGTGCAGATGTCTTTGTCTTGGCTTTCTCATTAGTTAGTCGCGCAAGCTATGAGAACGTATTGAAAAAGGTGCATTTCACCTTAAAAATTCAGGATTTTTGTTAtgggtctatatatatatatatatatgttttctttctcttggCTGTTTCTTGTCTGCTTACTGATACTGTTTTCTCTTGGTCAGTGGATCCCTGAACTTCAGCATTACGCTCCTGGAGTACCTGTAGTTCTTGTTGGAACCAAATTGGGTAAGTTACTTTCCATATGTAATGCTATTTTGGACTCTCTTTTCTGTTGTATTTAGTTAATTAGAATTGGTGGAACCATCTACGTATCTTGATGAGCTCAGAGATCCAAAAGATTGCATATGAAATAGTGGGGTGCACTAACATATGCAGTGAGCTATTCATTGATGTCAGTTGTTATGTCATTATCTGAGCCCAGATGAGAAGATTGAGAGCTGATATGTTGAAAATAAAATGTAGGAAGCCCATAAACACAATACCCAGACCACCTTTAAAAACATAGCTCTAATATGTTCGCATGATTTCAAGGCATGTTCATATCCATTTTATTGGTATAGAAATGGTATTGTTATATATTGATGGAAATCAATAATCTCAAGTAGTAATAATTATAATGTGATGAAGAAGACTGTAACCTTTCTAATGAAACCATGATATACTTAAACATGGATGTGAACTTTGATTGTTGCATTAAAGGTGGCATCCTCCAGGGAGGCTAGACTGTTGGATGAAATAAGATGGTTTGTGAACAGTGATTGGTGAAATAAGATGGTTTCCTGTGGGAAAGGTTGCTGATTTGTGGAGTGATGTGTTTTTGAAGAAGGAAGAAATTTGTGTTTTGATCAATAAATTTCAGTGttataaatttccaaataaagaGCAATTAGTATGCTCAATGATAAAAATAGGAGTCAATGCCAGCTTTTTCATTTGCTTTGGTTGACATATTGATTCTTTCAACATTTGCTTTTGATTTCCTATGCCTCTTTCTGTGTCCTGTAGATTAAGTTGTCCGTTAGTGTGTACCTTTTGAATAGTCAAGATGTTCCTTGCAAGAAACAGTAACTTTATAAGTGGGTAACcatt
Protein-coding regions in this window:
- the LOC107418460 gene encoding rac-like GTP-binding protein 3, which encodes MASSASRFIKCVTVGDGAVGKTCMLICYTSNKFPTDYIPTVFDNFSANVVVEGMTVNLGLWDTAGQEDYNRLRPLSYRSADVFVLAFSLVSRASYENVLKKWIPELQHYAPGVPVVLVGTKLDLREDKHYLADHPGLVPVTTAQGEELRKQIGAAYYVECSSKTQQNVKAVFDSAIRVVIKPPQKQKEKKKKRRGCLLNVICGRKLVCLK